A single region of the Chthoniobacterales bacterium genome encodes:
- a CDS encoding GNAT family N-acetyltransferase encodes MTPQTQIEPAVLEDIPQLTELLYDLFSQEPDFRPDTELQMHGLKMILEQPNRGRIFVLRSQNAIIGMINLLFTISTAEGGMVILLEDLVVRQQHRGQGYGTQLLEYAFNFARQKNFLRITLLTDRINEATIKFYQKHGFVTSDMVPMRYWIKRAGE; translated from the coding sequence ATGACTCCACAAACGCAAATCGAGCCCGCCGTGTTGGAGGACATCCCGCAACTCACCGAGCTGCTTTATGACCTGTTTTCGCAGGAACCCGACTTCCGGCCCGACACCGAATTGCAGATGCATGGCCTGAAAATGATTCTCGAACAGCCCAATCGCGGTCGCATTTTCGTCCTGCGGAGTCAGAACGCGATCATCGGCATGATCAACCTGCTCTTTACCATCAGCACCGCCGAGGGTGGAATGGTCATCCTCCTCGAAGATTTGGTCGTGCGGCAGCAGCATCGCGGCCAGGGTTACGGCACGCAGCTCCTCGAATACGCTTTTAACTTCGCCCGGCAGAAAAATTTCCTACGCATCACCCTGCTGACCGATCGAATCAACGAGGCGACGATCAAATTTTATCAGAAACACGGGTTCGTCACGTCGGACATGGTCCCGATGCGTTACTGGATCAAACGCGCGGGCGAATGA
- the larB gene encoding nickel pincer cofactor biosynthesis protein LarB, with amino-acid sequence MTDFVDLGHTRVDVAREARCGFPEVVFCESKTPEQVADIAMVLVEKNGLFLGTRTSREHFAAVAGRLPEAIYHELARCITWQKNTVEFHATVAVVCAGTSDLPVAEEARVTLEAFGNATKSFTDIGIAGLHRLLSVRDEIEACDVIIVVAGMEGALPSAVSGLTSKPVIAVPTSVGYGANFGGLAALLGMLNSCGSGVTVVNIDNGFGAAYAAASITRLLKRN; translated from the coding sequence ATGACGGATTTCGTCGATCTCGGACATACCCGGGTGGATGTCGCCCGGGAAGCGCGCTGCGGATTTCCCGAGGTGGTCTTTTGCGAAAGCAAGACGCCGGAGCAGGTGGCCGACATTGCGATGGTGCTGGTGGAGAAAAACGGGCTTTTTCTCGGCACGCGGACGAGTCGCGAGCATTTTGCAGCGGTCGCTGGCCGTCTGCCGGAGGCGATTTACCACGAACTGGCCCGCTGCATTACCTGGCAAAAAAACACAGTCGAGTTCCATGCCACTGTGGCCGTGGTCTGCGCGGGAACGTCCGATTTGCCGGTCGCCGAGGAAGCGCGCGTGACTCTGGAGGCGTTTGGCAACGCCACGAAATCTTTCACCGACATCGGGATCGCGGGCCTGCATCGGCTGCTGTCCGTTCGCGACGAAATCGAGGCCTGCGACGTGATCATTGTGGTCGCCGGAATGGAGGGCGCGCTGCCCAGTGCCGTCTCGGGGTTGACCAGCAAACCGGTGATCGCCGTGCCGACAAGCGTCGGCTACGGGGCGAATTTCGGTGGTTTGGCCGCGCTCCTCGGGATGCTGAATAGCTGCGGCAGCGGCGTGACGGTGGTGAACATCGACAACGGCTTTGGAGCGGCGTACGCGGCGGCGAGCATCACGCGATTGCTGAAGAGAAACTGA
- a CDS encoding NAD(P)/FAD-dependent oxidoreductase, with product MEKKRVIIIGGGFAGLATAKGLADKDVDVTLIDRTNHHLFQPLLYQVATAGLSPANIAQPLRFILREAENIRVLWSEVTSIDINARTVTTKDDAFSYDFLVVATGARHSYFGHPEWEQFAPGLKTLEDAVEIRRRIFTAFEVAEKAKTPEEQQAALTFIVIGGGPTGVEMAGAIGELSRQALKRDFRKIDPSVSRIILIDAAPRVLGMFDEDLSAAAYDDLAELGVDVRVHQKVTNVDASGVTVEGEHINANTVIWAAGNAASPLAKMLGEVDRPGRVLVQPDLSIAGHPEIFALGDMAHFTDKKGQPLPGVSPVAIQMGQHAAKNVLALASGRATTPFEYWDKGSMATIGRNRAVADLHWIKFTGLPAWLAWLFVHLAFLVGFRNQFLVFAQWTYSYFTFGKAARLITNNFQPAVPPKVESALTEMPKLADAV from the coding sequence ATGGAAAAGAAACGAGTCATCATCATCGGGGGCGGATTTGCCGGCCTCGCCACTGCGAAAGGTTTGGCCGACAAGGACGTCGATGTCACCCTCATCGACCGGACGAACCATCACCTTTTTCAGCCGCTGCTCTATCAGGTGGCCACGGCGGGACTGTCTCCGGCGAACATCGCCCAGCCGCTGCGGTTCATCCTGCGCGAGGCGGAAAACATCCGCGTGCTCTGGTCTGAGGTGACTTCCATTGATATCAACGCCCGGACGGTCACGACGAAGGACGACGCGTTTTCCTACGACTTCCTCGTCGTCGCCACCGGGGCCCGCCACTCGTATTTTGGCCACCCGGAATGGGAGCAATTTGCTCCCGGCTTGAAAACTTTGGAGGACGCGGTCGAGATTCGGCGGCGGATTTTCACGGCCTTTGAGGTCGCCGAAAAAGCGAAAACTCCCGAGGAACAGCAGGCTGCGCTGACTTTCATCGTTATCGGCGGCGGCCCGACCGGCGTCGAAATGGCCGGGGCTATCGGCGAACTTTCGCGACAGGCGCTGAAGCGCGATTTCCGAAAAATCGATCCGAGTGTGAGTCGTATCATCCTCATCGACGCCGCGCCGCGTGTCCTCGGGATGTTTGATGAAGACCTCTCCGCCGCCGCCTACGACGATCTCGCGGAACTCGGTGTCGATGTGCGCGTGCATCAGAAAGTGACCAACGTCGATGCCTCCGGCGTCACCGTCGAAGGCGAGCACATCAACGCCAACACCGTCATCTGGGCCGCGGGCAACGCCGCCTCGCCACTGGCGAAAATGCTCGGCGAAGTGGATCGTCCCGGACGCGTCCTGGTGCAGCCCGATTTATCCATTGCCGGTCACCCGGAAATCTTCGCGCTAGGCGACATGGCGCATTTCACTGACAAAAAAGGCCAGCCGCTGCCCGGAGTTTCGCCCGTCGCCATTCAAATGGGACAGCATGCGGCGAAGAACGTCCTCGCGCTCGCCAGCGGTCGGGCGACGACTCCATTCGAGTATTGGGACAAGGGCAGCATGGCCACCATCGGGCGCAACCGGGCCGTCGCCGACCTGCATTGGATTAAATTCACGGGCTTACCCGCATGGCTGGCATGGCTCTTCGTCCACCTGGCGTTTCTCGTCGGATTTCGCAATCAGTTCCTCGTTTTCGCCCAGTGGACTTACTCCTACTTCACCTTCGGAAAAGCGGCCCGCCTGATCACGAACAACTTCCAACCCGCCGTTCCGCCCAAAGTCGAATCGGCTCTCACCGAAATGCCGAAACTCGCCGACGCCGTTTAA